From Gammaproteobacteria bacterium, a single genomic window includes:
- a CDS encoding two-component system, sensor histidine kinase and response regulator yields MSSSHIMIVEDSRTQAFQMKFLMEEQGWTAECVNTAEAALDRLNQSRPDLILVDYHLPRMNGAELARLVRMNVQTRDIPLVMLTEAIGRDTEQKGLESGADDYIAKSADTDVLLMRVGALLRRHAERPAVMGGEPSGPSRSRLMVVDDSPTFLKFLKHYLEQDGYEVTTVNNGEAALACIGSGSFDCLVVDLIMPGMDGAELCQRLNSLRRTGQHLFQVIMLTADDSKDNMMRGLEAGADDFVGKSVDIEIIRARIRALLRRKALHEENLRITRQFQAKELELAQAHREHEAAEQASRAKSAFVANMSHEIRTPMNAVMGLLYLLEQTELSSMQRDYLAKTRQSAQSLLGIINDILDFSKVEAGRLELEAVPFRLDELLETLATITTTNAQNKNLNVSFHVAANIPPVLVGDALRLQQVLLNLLGNAIKFTKQGEVALTVERLAMDTGEVCLSFTVRDTGIGIDPAVQQSIFDPFNQADTSTTRRFGGTGLGLAICQRLVDLMGGEIAVTSELSRGSTFRFTARFGQGQEIPTVVPRPTAPIGVPLAGLSLLLVEDNEINQMVMRSILDGAGAKVEIAGNGREALDRLRVASAHFDAVLMDVQMPEMDGYESTRAIRNQLGLSTLPIIAMTANALPADRERAREAGMNAHIAKPVDVAELFAVLSNLASVKSSERGTNSTHESPFSPFPSITGIDTPLIAQRLNGNAHIFAILLDRLVTDFGTTAHQVRTDLDNGDRNSALHRLHTLRGVAGNLAAHRVADLAGTLETAVKAQHHDDTMNLLSALASALNDLISAIKTHQANEPSTINESPQEICTPTPALFDAFLESLDNRDIQALDLLPKLLPWYQQHFGSDAVKQLSQATEHLNFFHAAQLFRTQVGTFDTSSLG; encoded by the coding sequence ATGAGTTCCTCCCACATCATGATCGTCGAGGACTCTCGAACGCAGGCGTTTCAGATGAAATTCCTCATGGAGGAACAGGGCTGGACTGCGGAGTGTGTGAACACCGCTGAGGCCGCGCTCGATCGACTTAACCAGAGTCGACCCGACCTGATTCTGGTCGATTACCACTTGCCGCGCATGAATGGCGCCGAGTTGGCGCGCCTGGTTCGTATGAATGTCCAGACTCGCGACATCCCTCTGGTGATGTTGACCGAAGCTATTGGACGAGACACCGAGCAAAAGGGGCTGGAAAGTGGCGCCGATGACTATATCGCGAAATCCGCCGATACCGATGTGCTGCTGATGCGCGTTGGCGCCTTGCTGCGCCGGCACGCAGAACGACCTGCGGTTATGGGGGGCGAGCCATCGGGGCCAAGTCGTTCGCGGCTCATGGTTGTCGACGACAGCCCGACCTTTCTCAAATTCCTCAAACACTATCTGGAACAAGATGGGTATGAGGTCACCACAGTAAACAATGGCGAGGCGGCCCTGGCGTGCATCGGGTCGGGGTCCTTCGACTGTCTGGTCGTTGACCTGATCATGCCGGGCATGGATGGTGCTGAACTCTGTCAGCGGCTGAATAGCCTACGACGAACCGGGCAGCACCTGTTTCAGGTCATCATGCTCACCGCTGATGACTCCAAGGACAACATGATGCGCGGCCTGGAGGCGGGCGCGGACGATTTCGTCGGCAAATCGGTCGATATCGAGATCATTCGGGCACGGATCCGTGCACTGCTGCGCCGTAAGGCCCTGCACGAGGAAAATTTGCGCATCACCCGACAATTCCAAGCCAAGGAGTTAGAGCTGGCCCAAGCCCACCGCGAACACGAGGCCGCCGAGCAGGCCAGCCGCGCGAAAAGTGCCTTCGTGGCGAATATGAGTCACGAGATCCGGACGCCGATGAACGCAGTTATGGGGCTCCTGTACCTCCTGGAGCAGACCGAGCTGTCTTCCATGCAGCGTGATTACCTCGCGAAGACCCGGCAATCGGCTCAATCCCTGTTGGGGATCATCAACGACATCCTGGATTTTTCCAAGGTCGAGGCCGGTCGTTTGGAACTGGAGGCGGTACCGTTTCGTCTCGACGAGCTGCTCGAAACGCTGGCGACGATCACAACCACCAATGCCCAAAATAAGAACCTCAATGTATCGTTTCACGTCGCGGCAAATATCCCGCCGGTACTGGTCGGCGATGCCCTCCGACTGCAACAGGTATTGTTGAACCTCCTCGGCAATGCCATCAAGTTCACCAAGCAAGGGGAGGTTGCGCTCACGGTGGAGCGTCTGGCTATGGACACCGGCGAGGTTTGTCTGAGTTTTACGGTCCGTGATACAGGGATTGGCATCGACCCAGCCGTGCAACAAAGTATCTTTGACCCCTTCAATCAGGCGGATACCTCGACCACCCGGCGCTTTGGTGGGACCGGGCTGGGGTTGGCCATCTGCCAGCGGCTGGTGGATCTCATGGGGGGTGAGATCGCGGTCACGAGCGAACTGAGTCGAGGTAGTACCTTCAGATTTACCGCCCGATTCGGACAGGGACAGGAGATCCCAACCGTTGTGCCGCGTCCCACCGCGCCAATTGGAGTTCCTTTGGCGGGACTCTCCCTATTGTTGGTCGAGGACAACGAGATCAATCAGATGGTCATGCGCTCCATCCTCGATGGGGCAGGGGCCAAAGTCGAGATCGCAGGTAACGGTCGTGAGGCCCTCGACCGGCTGCGAGTCGCGAGTGCACACTTCGACGCCGTGTTGATGGATGTACAGATGCCTGAGATGGACGGCTACGAGTCCACCCGTGCGATTCGCAACCAACTCGGACTCTCGACCCTGCCGATTATTGCCATGACCGCGAATGCCTTGCCTGCTGATCGCGAGCGGGCAAGAGAGGCTGGTATGAATGCCCATATCGCTAAGCCCGTCGATGTCGCGGAATTATTCGCAGTATTGTCCAATCTGGCCTCGGTCAAATCGTCCGAGAGAGGAACAAATAGCACGCATGAATCTCCTTTCTCACCTTTTCCGTCCATCACTGGTATTGATACCCCGCTCATCGCCCAGCGTCTGAACGGAAATGCGCACATATTTGCCATACTGCTCGATCGCCTGGTCACAGACTTTGGTACCACTGCCCACCAGGTTCGCACGGACCTTGATAATGGTGATCGGAATAGTGCCCTCCATCGTTTACACACCCTGCGCGGTGTCGCGGGTAATCTAGCGGCGCATCGGGTCGCTGATCTGGCCGGGACCCTGGAAACCGCAGTTAAGGCGCAGCACCATGACGACACCATGAATCTATTGTCGGCCTTGGCGAGTGCGCTGAATGATCTGATATCCGCCATAAAGACCCATCAGGCGAACGAACCGTCAACGATAAATGAATCTCCGCAAGAGATATGCACCCCCACTCCCGCCCTGTTCGATGCCTTCCTCGAATCTCTCGATAATCGAGATATCCAGGCGCTTGATCTGCTTCCCAAGTTGTTGCCTTGGTACCAACAGCACTTTGGCAGCGACGCCGTTAAACAACTTAGCCAAGCAACCGAGCATCTCAATTTTTTCCATGCCGCTCAGTTATTCCGAACCCAGGTCGGGACCTTTGATACGAGCAGCCTAGGATAA